A part of Larkinella insperata genomic DNA contains:
- a CDS encoding Na+/H+ antiporter has product MTDIEIVLVLMAVLTTLASLTQNLKIPQPILLLTAGLVIGFIPSIPDIHLESEVVFLIFLPPLLYEAAGNISWHEFKAYRRPIAMLAVWLVFFTTVAVAAVAHYVIPGFTWPLAFVLGAIISPPDAVAATSTIRGLNLPSRLITILEGESLVNDASALVAYRYAVAAVTSGGFVLWQAGWQFLLVATGGIAIGLAIGYIFTHVHNKLENPTVATSITLLMPFLTFLLAEHLGLSGVLAVVSMGLYLAWHSYEIFSFQTRMQINSFWNILVFLLNGFAFILIGSQLPIVVKAIGYESIIKLIGYGFLVSMVAIAARIIWIFPLEYLYTLLGTRRKKTLQFSPSELFITSWAGMRGVVSLATALALPFTLRNGQPFPLRNEILFLAFMVIFVTLVLQGLTLPYLIRRLGVNEPLHVGELEEKQVRLAITASSIAFIESELALGLHDDVLNELKSRFEQHSNYLQGILRMDEKPRKGDPLTTPMFFKEFVQSELAVVNHQRDLIIHWHKNGTYSEEIIRRIEQELDIRSLSLQTQLRRLQPIGADNQTGGAP; this is encoded by the coding sequence ATGACCGATATTGAAATTGTTTTGGTGCTAATGGCCGTTCTGACGACCCTGGCTTCGCTTACTCAGAACCTAAAGATTCCGCAGCCTATTTTGTTGCTGACGGCGGGCCTGGTCATTGGATTCATTCCCAGCATTCCGGACATTCACCTGGAATCGGAGGTAGTCTTTCTGATTTTTCTGCCGCCCCTGCTTTACGAAGCCGCGGGGAATATTTCGTGGCACGAGTTTAAAGCCTACCGGCGGCCCATCGCCATGCTGGCGGTCTGGCTCGTGTTTTTTACGACCGTAGCCGTGGCTGCGGTGGCCCATTACGTCATTCCCGGTTTTACCTGGCCGCTCGCGTTTGTGCTGGGGGCCATTATTTCACCGCCGGATGCCGTGGCCGCTACCAGCACCATCCGGGGGCTGAATCTGCCCAGTCGTCTCATTACCATTCTGGAAGGGGAAAGTCTGGTCAACGATGCCTCGGCTTTGGTTGCCTACCGGTATGCCGTGGCGGCCGTTACGAGTGGCGGTTTTGTACTCTGGCAGGCCGGGTGGCAGTTTCTGCTGGTGGCGACGGGCGGTATTGCCATCGGGCTGGCGATTGGGTACATCTTCACCCATGTTCACAACAAGCTCGAAAACCCCACGGTGGCAACGAGCATTACGCTGCTGATGCCGTTTTTAACCTTCCTGCTGGCCGAACATCTGGGGCTGTCGGGGGTTCTGGCGGTGGTGTCGATGGGGCTTTACCTGGCCTGGCATTCGTACGAAATTTTTTCATTCCAGACCCGGATGCAGATCAACAGCTTCTGGAATATCCTGGTTTTCCTGCTCAACGGTTTTGCTTTTATCCTGATCGGCTCCCAGTTGCCTATTGTAGTCAAAGCGATTGGCTACGAATCCATTATCAAGCTGATTGGGTACGGCTTCCTGGTGAGCATGGTGGCCATTGCAGCCCGGATTATCTGGATTTTTCCGCTGGAATACCTGTATACGCTCCTGGGAACCCGGCGGAAAAAAACGCTGCAATTTAGCCCCAGTGAGTTATTCATAACGTCCTGGGCCGGAATGCGGGGCGTTGTGTCACTGGCAACGGCTCTGGCTTTGCCATTTACCCTGCGCAACGGCCAGCCGTTTCCCCTGCGTAATGAAATTCTGTTTCTTGCCTTCATGGTTATTTTTGTGACGCTGGTCCTGCAGGGGCTGACATTGCCGTATTTGATCCGGCGGCTGGGCGTCAACGAACCCCTGCACGTGGGCGAACTGGAGGAAAAGCAGGTTCGGCTGGCGATCACGGCCAGTTCGATTGCGTTCATCGAAAGCGAACTGGCCCTGGGGTTGCACGATGATGTTCTGAATGAGTTGAAAAGCCGGTTTGAACAGCATTCCAACTACCTGCAGGGCATCCTTCGCATGGACGAAAAACCCCGGAAAGGCGACCCGCTCACGACCCCGATGTTCTTTAAGGAGTTTGTGCAGAGTGAACTGGCTGTGGTCAATCACCAGCGCGATTTGATTATCCACTGGCACAAAAACGGCACCTACAGCGAAGAAATCATCCGCCGGATTGAGCAGGAACTGGACATCCGGAGCCTCAGTTTACAAACCCAGTTACGCCGGTTGCAGCCAATTGGAGCGGATAATCAAACCGGTGGAGCGCCCTGA
- a CDS encoding ABC transporter permease, with protein MLQHYATVVFRSILRHKVYTGIVVTGLAIGMAVFLLISGYVRFEQSYDRIHPNGERIYRVESLFYKNGSEINHWATSSNGYAPALKQALPEIEDYTRIALRGSTRMVRYETTKFREERVCFADSNFFAFFGYPVVKGDRRTFLTAPNTVVVSESTAKRYFGNADPLGKYLEVSTISSVLRCQVTGVFADLPANSTLQFNLLLSWTSAAKWTWDTWYQHESYSFVRLTPRADPEKVAAKFTALSRKYKTVEAMRDLDWSVKLVPLHAIHLNPAIQHEIEVKGNRRAVQLLTVLGFVILLIGWVNYSNLSTARAMDRAKEIGIRKAVGSHKNLLIFQFLFESLLLNGLALGLAVGLVLGAGLLLPSFLGIHLAAFDGLTAEHAGLFILIFLVGVAVAGLYPALVLSGVKPALALKGQYRFSGRGAVLRRGLVVVQFTASMVLIVGTFVAWRQLAFMMNQDLGVRIDQVLVLEAPVKTDRYDQKMQTLKNELKAIPGIVEVTGSGAVPGKEVGQNLANRRLHDGPENDRLYETLMVDFDFIKTFDLQLVAGRPFDRSRPADSLGLVLNESAVRQFGFTSNEQAIGEKVLLETTHERPNEIIGVVKDYHQQSLQKQFTPVILCMDPAYRWLPTDFYSLKISTDRVDGLVERVQTVWSRFFPESSMDYFFLDDFFNRQYRQDRQFGRTVLLFSSLAILIACMGLFGVTSYNTARRTKEIGVRKVLGASVNSILALLAWDSLRLLLLAALLATPVSWYLLRAWLSGYAFRIELSPGHWLIPMLLLVGIALATISYLTVKAALTNPTKSLQNE; from the coding sequence ATGCTCCAACATTACGCCACGGTTGTTTTCCGATCCATTCTTCGCCACAAAGTGTATACCGGCATCGTCGTTACCGGACTGGCGATCGGCATGGCGGTTTTTTTGCTCATATCCGGCTACGTGCGGTTTGAACAAAGTTACGACCGGATTCACCCGAACGGCGAGCGGATCTACCGGGTTGAAAGTTTGTTTTATAAAAATGGCTCCGAAATCAACCACTGGGCCACCAGCAGCAACGGCTATGCACCGGCCCTGAAGCAGGCGCTGCCCGAAATCGAAGACTACACCCGAATTGCCTTACGGGGCTCAACCCGCATGGTTCGTTACGAAACCACCAAGTTTCGGGAGGAGCGCGTCTGCTTTGCCGACTCCAATTTCTTTGCCTTTTTCGGTTACCCGGTTGTCAAGGGCGATCGCCGAACCTTTCTGACCGCGCCCAACACCGTCGTCGTTTCTGAATCAACCGCCAAACGGTATTTTGGGAACGCCGATCCGCTCGGGAAATACTTGGAAGTCAGCACCATCAGCAGTGTGCTCCGCTGCCAGGTGACGGGCGTATTTGCCGATCTGCCCGCCAATTCGACCCTGCAATTTAATTTGCTGTTGTCGTGGACATCGGCCGCCAAATGGACCTGGGACACTTGGTACCAGCACGAAAGCTACTCGTTCGTCCGGCTGACGCCCCGGGCTGATCCGGAGAAAGTGGCTGCCAAATTCACGGCGTTGTCCCGGAAGTACAAAACCGTCGAGGCCATGCGCGACCTCGATTGGAGCGTCAAGCTGGTGCCACTGCACGCTATTCATTTAAATCCGGCCATCCAGCACGAGATCGAAGTGAAGGGCAACCGGCGGGCGGTGCAATTGCTGACGGTCCTTGGCTTCGTTATTCTGCTCATCGGTTGGGTCAATTACAGCAATCTATCAACCGCCCGGGCGATGGACCGCGCCAAAGAAATCGGGATTCGGAAAGCCGTGGGGTCGCACAAAAACCTGCTGATCTTTCAATTTCTGTTTGAATCCTTGCTGCTCAACGGCCTCGCGCTGGGGCTGGCGGTTGGGCTGGTTCTGGGGGCTGGTTTACTGTTGCCTTCGTTTCTGGGCATCCATCTGGCGGCTTTCGACGGGCTTACGGCGGAGCACGCCGGGCTGTTTATCCTGATTTTTCTGGTGGGGGTTGCCGTTGCGGGTCTGTACCCGGCGCTGGTGTTGTCGGGGGTTAAACCGGCGCTGGCGCTCAAAGGGCAATACCGGTTTTCGGGCCGGGGGGCGGTTTTGCGCCGGGGGCTGGTGGTGGTGCAGTTTACGGCCTCGATGGTGCTGATTGTCGGCACGTTCGTGGCCTGGCGGCAATTGGCATTTATGATGAATCAGGATCTGGGCGTTCGCATTGATCAGGTGCTGGTTCTGGAAGCGCCCGTTAAAACCGACCGTTATGATCAGAAAATGCAGACCCTGAAAAACGAACTGAAAGCCATCCCGGGCATTGTGGAGGTGACGGGTTCGGGCGCGGTGCCGGGCAAGGAGGTGGGGCAGAACCTGGCCAACCGGCGGCTGCACGACGGACCGGAAAACGACCGGCTGTACGAAACGCTGATGGTGGACTTTGATTTTATCAAAACGTTTGATCTGCAACTGGTTGCGGGCCGGCCGTTCGACCGCAGCCGTCCAGCGGATTCGCTGGGACTGGTGCTGAACGAGTCGGCGGTCCGGCAGTTCGGGTTTACGTCCAACGAGCAGGCCATCGGGGAGAAGGTCCTGCTGGAAACCACCCACGAACGCCCGAACGAAATCATCGGCGTGGTGAAGGATTACCACCAGCAGTCGCTGCAAAAACAGTTTACACCCGTCATTCTGTGCATGGACCCGGCTTACCGCTGGCTTCCCACCGATTTTTATTCGCTGAAAATCAGCACGGATCGGGTGGACGGTCTGGTCGAACGGGTGCAAACCGTCTGGAGCCGGTTTTTTCCCGAATCATCGATGGACTACTTTTTTCTGGATGATTTTTTCAACCGGCAATACCGGCAGGACCGCCAGTTTGGCCGCACCGTTCTGCTGTTTTCCTCGTTGGCGATCCTGATTGCCTGCATGGGGCTGTTCGGGGTGACCTCCTACAACACCGCCCGGCGCACGAAGGAGATTGGCGTTCGGAAGGTGCTGGGGGCGTCGGTCAACAGCATTTTAGCCCTGTTGGCCTGGGATTCGCTCCGCCTGCTGCTGCTGGCGGCCCTGCTGGCGACGCCGGTTTCGTGGTACCTGCTCCGTGCGTGGCTGTCGGGGTATGCGTTCCGGATCGAACTCAGTCCGGGCCATTGGCTCATTCCGATGCTGTTGCTGGTGGGAATTGCGCTGGCAACCATCAGCTATCTCACGGTTAAAGCGGCCCTGACCAATCCGACGAAATCGTTGCAAAACGAATAG
- a CDS encoding CocE/NonD family hydrolase yields the protein MKIHLIISGLLLLSIRGFAQAPAANPFIRENYNKFEYQIPMRDGINLFTAVYVPKDASATKKYPVLMQRTPYSCRPYGPDQFPPRRLGPSEIIMRDKYIIVYQDVRGRWMSEGIFQEMTPHLAVKKSKTDVDESTDTYDTVDWLVKNIPNNNGKVGQWGISYPGFYASAGTLSGHPALVASSPQAPMADLWRDDSYHNGVFLIPHNFNFYPYFTNRTDGKPTKEPSKTEFTYGTEDGYDFFLKLGPMKNSQKAGLYGGKDPYWNGNLEHPNYDEFWQTRNILPHLKGIKHAVMIVGGWYDAEDLHGIFKTYAAIEKQNPGIYNILVAGPWTHGGWNDTGDQLGSVNFGQKTGPYFQENIERKFFAYFLKGEGDAKFPEAQVFETGTNQWRTFDAWPPKAAVEKNLYLQPGGKLSFETPAKTTGFDEFVSDPAKPVPFSETISLDMNRDYMVEDQRFAARRPDVLTFQTDMLDKDVTLAGNLQVNLKVSTTGTDADWMVKLVDVYPGDAKDNSNTAKNEKMSGFQQMIRHDGFRGKFREDKTNPKPFQPGEVADVNYELFDILHTFKKGHRIMVQVQSTMFPLYDRNPQKFVPNIHNAGEADFQKATHRVHGGSLLKVRVIE from the coding sequence ATGAAAATACACCTTATCATCAGCGGTTTGCTCCTTCTTTCGATTCGGGGCTTCGCGCAGGCCCCGGCGGCCAACCCGTTTATCCGGGAGAATTATAACAAATTCGAGTACCAGATTCCCATGCGCGACGGAATCAACTTGTTTACGGCGGTGTACGTGCCCAAAGACGCATCGGCAACGAAGAAATACCCGGTTCTGATGCAGCGAACGCCCTATTCCTGCCGCCCCTACGGCCCGGACCAGTTTCCGCCCCGGCGATTGGGGCCGTCGGAAATCATCATGCGGGATAAGTACATCATTGTATATCAAGATGTTCGCGGTCGCTGGATGAGCGAAGGTATTTTTCAGGAAATGACACCGCATCTCGCCGTTAAGAAGTCGAAAACCGACGTGGACGAAAGCACCGACACCTACGACACCGTTGACTGGCTGGTCAAAAACATTCCGAACAACAACGGAAAAGTGGGGCAGTGGGGCATCAGCTACCCTGGTTTTTACGCGTCGGCGGGAACGCTGAGCGGTCATCCGGCGCTGGTGGCATCGTCTCCGCAGGCGCCGATGGCCGATCTCTGGCGCGACGACAGCTACCACAACGGGGTGTTCCTCATTCCGCACAACTTCAATTTCTACCCGTATTTTACGAACCGGACGGACGGGAAACCCACGAAAGAACCGTCAAAGACGGAGTTTACATACGGTACGGAAGACGGCTACGACTTTTTCCTGAAGCTCGGTCCGATGAAAAATTCGCAGAAAGCCGGGCTGTACGGTGGCAAAGACCCCTATTGGAATGGCAACCTGGAACACCCCAACTACGACGAGTTCTGGCAGACGCGGAACATCCTGCCGCATCTGAAAGGCATCAAACACGCGGTGATGATCGTTGGCGGCTGGTACGATGCGGAGGATTTGCACGGTATTTTCAAAACCTACGCGGCCATTGAAAAACAGAATCCGGGCATTTACAACATCCTGGTGGCCGGTCCGTGGACGCACGGCGGCTGGAACGATACCGGCGATCAGTTGGGCAGCGTGAATTTTGGTCAAAAAACCGGGCCGTATTTTCAGGAAAATATCGAGCGGAAGTTTTTCGCCTATTTTCTGAAAGGGGAGGGCGACGCCAAATTCCCTGAAGCGCAGGTGTTTGAAACCGGAACCAACCAATGGCGAACGTTCGACGCCTGGCCGCCCAAAGCCGCCGTTGAGAAGAATCTGTATCTGCAGCCGGGTGGCAAACTGTCGTTCGAGACTCCGGCAAAAACAACCGGTTTTGATGAATTTGTTTCCGATCCGGCCAAACCCGTACCGTTTAGCGAAACCATTTCGCTCGACATGAACCGCGATTACATGGTGGAAGACCAGCGGTTTGCGGCCCGCCGTCCGGATGTGCTGACGTTCCAGACCGACATGCTCGACAAAGACGTGACGCTGGCGGGAAATCTGCAGGTCAACCTGAAAGTTTCGACCACCGGCACGGATGCCGATTGGATGGTAAAGCTGGTGGATGTCTATCCCGGCGACGCCAAGGATAATTCCAATACCGCCAAAAACGAAAAAATGAGCGGATTTCAGCAAATGATTCGCCACGACGGTTTTCGGGGAAAGTTTCGCGAAGACAAAACGAACCCCAAGCCGTTTCAACCGGGTGAGGTAGCCGATGTAAACTACGAGTTGTTCGACATCCTGCACACCTTTAAGAAGGGACACCGCATCATGGTGCAGGTGCAAAGCACCATGTTCCCGCTCTACGACCGCAACCCGCAAAAGTTCGTCCCCAACATCCACAACGCGGGCGAAGCCGATTTCCAAAAAGCGACGCACCGGGTACACGGTGGAAGTTTGCTGAAGGTGCGGGTGATCGAATAA
- a CDS encoding Dps family protein, translated as MKLNIGLDQDTLKQVNDLLNAFLADQHVLYIKTRKYHWNVAGPSFLEYHEFFESQYKQLEAAIDEVAERIRTLGGRPVATMEDFLKLTSLQEDKSAEIKTPDMFQRLLDDHEQAIRELREDVDKCEELNDAGTADFLTGLMEAHEKMAWMLRKYLS; from the coding sequence ATGAAACTTAACATTGGTCTTGATCAAGACACCCTCAAACAAGTAAACGACCTTCTGAATGCCTTTCTGGCGGATCAACACGTACTCTATATCAAAACCCGGAAATATCACTGGAACGTGGCCGGACCTAGCTTTCTGGAATACCACGAATTTTTCGAGAGCCAGTATAAACAGCTTGAAGCGGCCATCGACGAAGTAGCGGAGCGCATCCGGACGCTGGGCGGTCGGCCGGTGGCTACGATGGAAGACTTCCTGAAATTGACGAGTTTGCAGGAAGACAAAAGCGCCGAAATCAAAACGCCGGATATGTTTCAGCGCCTGCTGGACGACCACGAACAAGCAATCCGCGAACTGCGCGAAGACGTCGACAAATGTGAGGAACTGAACGATGCCGGTACGGCCGACTTCCTGACGGGCCTGATGGAAGCCCACGAAAAAATGGCGTGGATGCTCCGCAAGTACCTGTCGTAA
- a CDS encoding YihY/virulence factor BrkB family protein, with translation MAQSKFKKTLSDTWTLLVGAFNGFTDDRGLKLSAALAYYTVFSLAPLLVLVISITSIFFGEEAIRGQIFGQINGLVGNQAAAQIQEMIKSVELSGKTSVALITGIVTLIIGATTIFIEIQDSINLIWSVKPKPKRGWVKLLKDRLLSSSLIVSLGFLLVVSLLINGLVQALSGILVRYISDTAVVLTEVLNLAISFGVITVLFGVIFKVLPDAKIAWKDIRWGAFFTALLFMLGRFLIGLYIETTSAGSAYGAAGSLIVILVWIYYTAAILYFGAEFTKVYAAHYGIKIEPADYAVYVEQKEQEKDVSVIPHQKPKTQTVD, from the coding sequence ATGGCACAATCGAAATTTAAAAAGACGCTCTCCGATACGTGGACGCTGCTGGTCGGGGCTTTTAACGGTTTTACCGACGACCGGGGATTGAAGCTGAGCGCAGCATTGGCTTATTATACGGTATTCTCCCTGGCACCGCTGTTGGTTCTGGTCATTTCAATCACCAGTATTTTTTTTGGCGAGGAAGCAATCAGGGGACAGATATTTGGCCAGATTAACGGTTTGGTCGGCAATCAGGCAGCCGCTCAGATTCAGGAAATGATCAAAAGCGTAGAGCTGTCCGGGAAAACCAGTGTAGCCCTGATAACCGGTATTGTGACACTGATTATCGGTGCAACCACTATTTTTATTGAAATTCAGGATTCGATCAACCTGATCTGGAGCGTAAAGCCGAAGCCCAAACGCGGCTGGGTTAAGCTGTTGAAAGACCGGTTGCTGTCGTCTTCTCTGATTGTCAGCCTGGGCTTTTTGCTCGTTGTTTCGCTGCTCATAAACGGCTTAGTACAGGCCCTGAGTGGTATATTGGTGCGTTATATTTCGGATACTGCGGTGGTTTTAACCGAGGTTTTGAATTTAGCCATCAGCTTTGGGGTCATCACGGTTCTGTTTGGCGTCATTTTTAAAGTATTACCCGACGCCAAGATTGCGTGGAAAGACATTCGTTGGGGGGCCTTCTTCACGGCCCTGCTTTTCATGTTAGGGCGCTTCCTGATTGGGTTGTACATTGAAACGACCAGCGCCGGTTCGGCTTACGGAGCGGCTGGTTCGCTGATCGTCATTCTGGTCTGGATCTATTATACGGCCGCCATTCTGTACTTCGGAGCCGAATTCACGAAGGTATATGCCGCCCACTACGGTATCAAGATTGAGCCGGCTGATTACGCGGTGTACGTCGAACAGAAGGAGCAGGAAAAGGACGTTAGTGTCATTCCTCACCAAAAGCCCAAGACCCAAACCGTTGATTAG
- a CDS encoding glutamine--tRNA ligase/YqeY domain fusion protein produces MSEIPNNTDIRTPAPAERSLNFIEQLVEEDLANGKNAGRVHTRFPPEPNGYLHIGHAKSICLNFGLADKYGGKTNLRFDDTNPVTEDTEYVDSIKADVRWLGFEWENEFYASDYFDQLYDFAEKLIQKGLAYVDDSTAEEIAAQKGTPTEPGKESPYRSRSVEENLDLFRRMKAGEFADGAKVLRAKIDMAAPNMHFRDPIMYRIKHAHHHRTGDKWCIYPMYDFAHGQSDSIEQITHSLCTLEFEVHRPLYDWYIQQLEIFPSRQIEFARLNLTYTVMSKRKLLQLVNEGHVRGWDDPRMPTIAGIRRRGFTPASIREFADRIGIAKRDNLIDVGLLEFCIREELNRTTARVMAVVDEKPIRVVLTNYPEGQVEEVSIENNPEDPGSGHRNVPFSREVYIEQDDFMENPPKKYFRLSPGGMVRLKGAYIIKCEEVIKDNAGELIELRCTYIPESRSGSDTSGINVKGTIHWVSVAHAVEAEVRLYDRLLTVEDPSAEEGDFKNFINPNSLEIVRAYVEPTLKSAQTGDRFQFIRKGYFCIDPDSTEEKLVFNRTVTLKDTWAKEQKKA; encoded by the coding sequence ATGTCTGAAATACCCAACAATACGGATATTCGTACGCCTGCTCCGGCGGAACGATCGCTGAATTTTATTGAGCAATTAGTTGAAGAAGATCTGGCCAACGGGAAAAACGCAGGACGCGTTCATACGCGCTTTCCGCCCGAACCAAATGGCTACCTACATATCGGACACGCCAAGTCCATCTGCCTGAATTTTGGGCTGGCGGATAAGTACGGCGGAAAAACCAACCTTCGCTTCGACGACACCAATCCCGTTACGGAAGACACTGAGTACGTTGATTCCATCAAGGCCGACGTTCGCTGGCTGGGCTTCGAGTGGGAAAACGAGTTTTACGCGTCGGATTACTTCGACCAACTCTATGACTTTGCGGAAAAGCTGATCCAGAAAGGACTGGCCTACGTGGATGACTCGACGGCGGAAGAGATTGCCGCCCAGAAAGGTACGCCCACGGAGCCCGGCAAGGAAAGCCCCTACCGGTCGCGGTCGGTGGAAGAAAACCTGGATTTGTTCCGGCGGATGAAAGCCGGTGAGTTTGCCGATGGCGCCAAGGTGCTGCGGGCCAAAATCGACATGGCGGCCCCGAACATGCACTTCCGCGATCCGATCATGTACCGCATCAAGCACGCACACCACCACCGCACGGGCGACAAATGGTGCATTTATCCAATGTACGATTTCGCCCACGGGCAATCGGACTCCATTGAACAGATCACGCATTCGCTCTGCACGCTGGAATTTGAGGTGCACCGGCCGCTGTACGACTGGTACATCCAGCAACTGGAAATTTTCCCGTCGCGTCAAATCGAGTTTGCCCGGCTGAACCTGACGTATACCGTCATGAGCAAGCGGAAACTGCTGCAACTGGTCAACGAAGGTCACGTGCGGGGGTGGGATGACCCGCGGATGCCGACCATCGCCGGTATTCGTCGGCGCGGCTTTACGCCGGCCAGCATCCGGGAATTTGCCGACCGCATCGGCATTGCCAAACGCGACAACCTGATTGATGTCGGCCTGCTCGAATTCTGCATTCGGGAGGAACTGAACAGAACGACGGCGCGGGTGATGGCGGTGGTTGACGAAAAGCCGATCCGGGTGGTGCTGACCAACTATCCGGAAGGTCAGGTTGAGGAGGTTTCCATTGAAAATAATCCCGAAGACCCCGGCAGTGGCCACCGGAACGTGCCGTTTTCGCGGGAGGTATACATCGAACAGGATGATTTCATGGAAAATCCGCCCAAGAAATACTTCCGGCTTTCGCCCGGCGGCATGGTCCGGCTGAAAGGTGCTTACATCATCAAGTGCGAGGAAGTCATTAAAGACAATGCGGGCGAACTCATTGAACTCCGGTGTACGTACATTCCCGAAAGCCGGAGCGGTTCGGATACGTCGGGCATCAACGTCAAAGGCACCATTCACTGGGTATCGGTGGCCCACGCCGTTGAAGCCGAGGTCCGGCTGTACGACCGGCTGCTGACCGTGGAAGACCCGTCGGCCGAAGAAGGCGACTTTAAGAATTTTATCAATCCAAACTCGCTCGAAATTGTGCGGGCGTACGTTGAACCGACGCTGAAATCGGCCCAGACCGGGGATCGTTTCCAGTTTATCCGCAAAGGATATTTCTGCATCGATCCGGATTCAACGGAGGAAAAACTGGTGTTCAACCGCACCGTGACATTAAAAGATACCTGGGCAAAAGAGCAGAAAAAAGCATAA
- a CDS encoding bifunctional nuclease family protein → MEKIRLEILGLSPSQSQSGSFALVLGEEYGNRRLPIIIGMFEAQAIAIEIEKIVPNRPMTHDLFKSFADKFGFTVREIVISDLREGIFFARIVCTDGTRETVIDARPSDAIAIGIRFNVQIYTYESILSEAGITASAADEAEEQQEELVPQSTSRSSRSLTEQLKDMTYDELQQSLDEALKKEEYEKAAKIRDEMSRRN, encoded by the coding sequence GTGGAGAAGATCAGACTTGAAATCTTAGGCTTATCGCCCAGCCAATCGCAATCCGGTTCGTTTGCACTGGTTTTGGGAGAAGAATACGGCAACCGTCGGTTGCCGATTATCATCGGCATGTTTGAAGCTCAGGCTATCGCCATCGAGATTGAAAAGATTGTGCCCAACCGTCCGATGACCCACGATCTCTTCAAATCATTTGCCGATAAATTTGGCTTTACGGTTCGCGAAATCGTTATTTCCGATTTACGGGAAGGTATTTTCTTTGCCCGGATCGTTTGTACCGACGGTACACGTGAAACGGTGATCGACGCCCGCCCGTCCGACGCCATCGCGATTGGCATCCGGTTTAACGTCCAGATTTACACCTACGAATCCATTCTTTCGGAAGCCGGCATCACCGCCAGCGCTGCCGACGAAGCCGAGGAACAACAGGAAGAACTGGTTCCCCAGTCGACCTCCCGCTCGTCACGGTCCCTTACCGAGCAGCTGAAAGACATGACCTACGACGAACTCCAGCAATCGCTGGACGAGGCCCTGAAGAAGGAGGAATACGAAAAAGCCGCCAAGATTCGGGATGAAATGAGCCGTCGTAACTAG
- a CDS encoding electron transfer flavoprotein subunit alpha/FixB family protein translates to MSVLIFAELDEGALKKSSLEAIYYGSKVAEQTGTSATAIVLGEASTDELAKAGRFGATNVLHASDAKLNEGNAMAYASVIAAAVDQEGADVIVLAKSSLGDAMAARLAGKLKAGLAANVIELPELGAGFRVKRSIFTGKAFAFTELTAEKKILAIKKNTITPEETEATAPVETFSAGLNDADFAVKVTNTEKATGDILLPEADVVVSGGRGLKGPENWGMVEDLAKALHAATACSKPVSDLDWRPHHEHVGQTGIKISPNLYIACGISGAIQHLAGVNSSKVIVVINKDPEAPFFKSADYGIVGDLFEVLPRLTKAVQEL, encoded by the coding sequence ATGTCCGTATTGATTTTTGCTGAATTGGATGAAGGAGCGTTGAAGAAATCTTCGCTCGAAGCGATATACTACGGCTCCAAAGTAGCCGAACAAACCGGCACCTCGGCGACGGCCATCGTTCTGGGAGAAGCCAGCACCGATGAACTGGCCAAAGCCGGACGGTTTGGCGCCACCAACGTGCTGCACGCCAGCGACGCCAAACTAAACGAAGGCAACGCCATGGCCTACGCCAGCGTGATAGCCGCAGCCGTGGACCAGGAAGGAGCCGACGTGATTGTGCTGGCGAAATCGTCGCTGGGTGACGCAATGGCCGCGCGGCTGGCCGGAAAACTGAAAGCCGGTCTGGCGGCCAACGTCATCGAACTGCCGGAGCTGGGCGCCGGTTTTCGGGTGAAGCGCAGCATTTTCACCGGCAAGGCGTTTGCCTTCACCGAACTGACGGCCGAAAAGAAAATCCTGGCGATCAAGAAAAACACCATTACCCCGGAAGAAACCGAAGCGACGGCGCCGGTCGAAACGTTTTCCGCCGGTTTGAACGATGCCGATTTTGCCGTGAAGGTAACCAACACCGAAAAAGCCACCGGCGACATCTTGCTGCCCGAAGCAGACGTGGTTGTTTCCGGAGGCCGGGGACTCAAAGGACCGGAAAACTGGGGCATGGTGGAAGACCTGGCTAAGGCGCTGCACGCGGCCACGGCCTGCTCCAAACCGGTATCCGACCTCGACTGGCGGCCCCACCACGAACACGTCGGTCAGACGGGGATTAAAATTAGTCCCAACCTGTACATCGCCTGCGGTATTTCGGGAGCGATTCAACACCTGGCGGGCGTGAACTCATCGAAGGTCATTGTAGTTATCAACAAAGACCCCGAAGCACCGTTTTTCAAATCAGCGGATTACGGCATCGTCGGCGACCTGTTCGAGGTGCTGCCGCGGCTGACAAAAGCGGTGCAGGAGTTGTAA